From one Lotus japonicus ecotype B-129 chromosome 3, LjGifu_v1.2 genomic stretch:
- the LOC130745179 gene encoding probable inactive purple acid phosphatase 29: MAQRGKWFLISLYWFFLIQICISEAQKLRFGKNGEFKILQVADMHYADGKSTHCLDVLHSQYASCSDLNTTAFIQRMILAEKPNLIVFTGDNIYGSDASDPAKSMDAAVAPAIASNIPWVAILGNHDQEGSLSREGVMKHIVGMKNTLSKVNPPEVHLIDGFGNYNLEVGGVEGTGFENKSVLNLYFLDSGDYSKVPFIHGYGWIKPSQQLWYQRTFEKLRKAYKNEPVPQKEAAPGLAYFHIPLPEYASFDSSNFTGVKQEKISSPSVNSGFFTRLVEAGDVKAVFAGHDHVNDFCGKMTGIHLCYAGGFGYHAYGKAGWSRRARVVEISLEKTENGDWEDVKSIRTWKRLDDQYLTKIDGQVLWSKSFDGNRRKKQDGGS, encoded by the exons ATGGCACAAAGAGGAAAGTGGTTTTTGATTTCACTCTATTGGTTTTTCTTGATTCAGATTTGCATCTCAGAAGCACAGAAGCTGAGGTTTGGAAAAAATGGAGAGTTCAAGATTTTGCAGGTTGCAGATATGCACTATGCTGATGGAAAATCCACCCACTGCTTGGATGTCCTCCATTCTCAGTATGCTTCTTGCTCTGACCTCAACACCACTGCTTTCATTCAAAGGATGATTCTTGCTGAGAAACCCAACCTTATTGTCTTCACTG GTGATAACATATATGGATCTGATGCCTCGGATCCTGCTAAATCAATGGATGCGGCTGTTGCACCTGCAATCGCTTCAAACATTCCTTGGGTAGCTATTTTGGGCAACCATGACCAGGAAGGGTCGCTCTCTAGGGAAGGGGTGATGAAACATATTGTTGGGATGAAAAACACTTTATCTAAAGTCAATCCTCCTGAAGTGCACTTAATTGATGGTTTTGGGAACTATAACTTGGAGGTTGGAGGAGTTGAAGGCActggttttgaaaataaatcaGTGCTTAATCTGTACTTTCTCGACAGTGGAGATTACTCCAAGGTTCCGTTCATTCATGGATACGGTTGGATCAAACCCTCTCAGCAACTTTGGTACCAACGAACATTTGAAAAGCTTCGG AAAGCTTACAAGAATGAACCAGTGCCTCAAAAAGAAGCTGCACCTGGTCTTGCATACTTTCACATCCCATTGCCTGAATATGCTAGTTTTGACTCATCAAACTTTACAGGTGTGAAACAAGAAAAGATTAGTTCACCTTCTGTCAATTCTGGCTTTTTCACAAGGTTGGTTGAGGCCGGAGATGTGAAGGCTGTTTTCGCTGGCCATGATCATGTCAATGATTTCTGTGGCAAGATGACAGGAATACATCTTTGTTATGCCGGGGGATTCGGATATCATGCTTATGGAAAAGCTGGATGGTCAAGGAGGGCAAGAGTGGTGGAAATTAGCTTGGAGAAGACGGAAAATGGCGATTGGGAAGATGTCAAGTCAATTAGAACATGGAAACGCCTTGATGATCAATATCTTACTAAAATTGATGGCCAGGTCTTGTGGAGCAAGAGTTTTGATG GCAACCGCAGAAAAAAACAAGACGGTGGCTCTTGA